The stretch of DNA TGCACCCGGGCGCTGATCTCTGCGATGATCACCGTCACGGTCAGGCCTGGCTGTCCAGGGAGGAGCTGAAAGAGCGCTGGGGTACCTTGTATTACTACAAATATTTCTACAAAGTGAAAACAGCGGTGGATGAAACCAGGGGGGAGGTCCTGACTTATCAGGAGCAGTTAATCGACCCGGCTTATCATGCTGCCTGCGGGGGTAAAACTGAGAACTCGGAAGATGTCTGGAAGTTCCAGGTCCCCTACCTGCGCAGTGTCCCCTGTCCTTACGAAGACGACCCGCAATCGGTGCAAGCAGTATCCATCAGTTTGGAACAGGTAGACCAGGCGCTGGGTACAACACTGGCAGCCGTACCGGCTTCAGGTAACAAAGCCGCGGGTGAGATGAAGGTGATCGAAAGGACGTCTTCCGGCAGGCCGAAAACCCTGGTTGTCGACGGCCAGCAGTTTCCGGCCGTATCGGTCAGGGATCTCTTGGGCTTGCGCTCAACCAATTTCACCTGGAAGCTGCAGGACGGTTCTATAACCTTTACCACCACCGGCTATGGCCATGGAGTAGGTATGTGCCAGTACGGAGCCAAGGGGATGGCCGAGCACGGCTACACTTACCGGACCATCCTGGGGCATTACTACAGCGGGGTGGAAATAACCGGCCTTGAAAACTAGGCGCCGCCGCTAACCGGTGCCCTCATGAAAACAACATGCTGCGCTGCCTTTTGCATGCGGTGCAAATTTACCGCACAAATGCTGCATTGGGCGGCAAAATCCTAATCCTATTGCTTTTCACTTGTTTTCGTGCTACACTTATTTGCGTGGAGGTGTTTTGAGTGGAGTATCAAAATATAACGCTATCTTTGCCCAAGGATGTCTTGCTAAAAGTAAAACATATTGCCGTAGAAAAGCAGATCTCGGTATCCGGTCTTTTGGCCAGGACATTAGAAGATATGGTCAGGAAAGAAGATTCTTATAAAAAAGCGCGTCAACGCCACATGGCTATTTTAAGTAATGTTCCCAACCTGGGGACAAATGGCAGTATAAGCTGGTCAAGAGGAGATATTCATGAGCGATAATCCGGTTTGGCAGTTCGTAGATACAAATATTCTGGTTTATGCTCATGATAGCGCCGCAGGATATAAGCACAACCAGGCCAAAACACTTATCGGTGAGCTTTGGAATTCCGGCTATGGTTGCCTTAGCATTCAGGTACTACAGGAGTTTTATGTGACAGTAGCGCATAAAGTACCCAATCCGCTACAGCCGGAGATAACCGCCAGGATCATTTCGGATTTATCGCAATGGCGGCTGCACGTACCGGATGTGGATGATATCCTGGAAGCCATTGATATTCAACAACGAAACAGGTTGTCCTTTTGGGATGCTATGATCATATGCAGCGCCAAAAAATTGGGCTGTACCGTGCTTTTGACCGAAGATCTCAACAATGGCCAATTTTATGAAGGCGTTAAGGCGCAAAATCCATTTATTTAATCCATTTCGATAATGACCTTATTTCCTCTAGCTTCTCCGGGGAGTATAAGCGCCGTTGTTGACCACCGGGCCGCCGCCATCCGGTGGTTTTATGCGTTTTTTAAAGGTTGCGGCCAGCAGCGCGCAAAGTATCGCCATAGCGGAGAGCGCCAGGGCGTGGACCTGGATGGCCTCTAAACCCAGATTTTTCACGGTTACCAGTCGCATGGCTTCCGCCATCCAGCTGTAAGGCAGAATTGCGGTCAGTCCGTTCACCAGAGACGGGATTTGGGTCTTGGGCCAGACGTAGCCGGAGATGATGAAAAAGGGAACGGAAAGGAGCATGATGTACCTGGTCACCTGCAATGAGTTAGCAGCCCGGACGGACAGGTAAAATCCTGCTGAGATAATGAGCGCAGCAAAGATTAAACCCATAGCCCCCACCAGCGGCATAGAGCCCTCGACTTTTACGTGCAGCAGGCGGTAGATAAACCATATCAACAGGCCAAAGTTCAACATGCTGCTTAAAAAGTATGGGAGCGACTTGCCCAAAAAGATTTTCCAGGGAGGAACCGGGGCGGCCAGATACTGTACCCAGGTATTGCGCTCCTTTTCCCTGGTAACGGTAAGGCTGACGCATAAAAGACAGATCTGGTGAATGATTAACACCACCAGCCCGATTAACATATAGGTGGTATAGCTGTAGGTGGGGTTGTACCAAACCTCGATATTGCAGGATACGGTGTTTAGAATATTGTTGATTTCCCGCGCGGGAAGTCCCAGCCCGGCCAGGAAGGCTGCGGTGTGGGCGGCGCTGAAACTGTTCACCACTTCCATCGTGTACTTGCGGATATTAAAGCCCCAGATCAGGTTGGAGGCGTCATATACTGTGAGGATCGCTGTTTGCCTGTGCTGGGCTACATCTGCCGCAAAATCCTCAGGGATCACCACGCCGGCCCGTACGGTCCCGGTTTTCATCCCTTCTTCCAACCGGGCATAGCTGTCTACCTCATGGATCACCTTAAACCGTGGGCTGTTGGCAAAGGCGTCGGCTACCTCGCGGCTTAAGGGGGATTGGTCCAGGTCCACAATGCCCAAAGGAATATCGGTTAGAACGGCCGAAGCGTAAACGATCCCGAACAGGACGGCGTACAGCAGAGGTACGGCGAATACCATCAAGGCGAGGATTTTGTCTTTGAAGACCTGTCTCATTTCAAATATAGCGATGTTTAATATCTGCCTCAAACCAAAAGGCCCCCTAGTTCCTGGAAGTTATTATGGCTGCTGTACCGTAGCATACCAGGGCGATCACGATCATTGCCAGAAAATAATGAGATATAAAGCCCCAGCCGGGATTTTTAAAGGTCAGGTAATTAAGTCCTTGAAAAAACCAGGTCTGCGGCAGGACCTTGACCAGCTGCTGGAGGTAGTGCGGCATGGCCTCAAGGGGCCAGGTATAGCCGCACAGGACAAATGACGGCAACGCAATAATCATGCCGAACCTGGAAGCGTTGACGGCGCTGTTGGAGAAACTCGACATCAGGGTCCCGATGCTGTGCAGCGAGACGGCAAAAACCAGGGTGAACAGGAAAAGCAGCCGGAAACTGCATTGCAGGGGAAGCTTAAAGATGTAAAAGGACAGGGCGTAAATGGGGAGCGCCATGATCATAAAAGCTGCGATGTGCGCCACCGACTTGCCGGCGAACAACTGCAGTTTTGACACCCCCATCGCTTTTAGCTGAAGCCGGCTATTCATGCCGGTTTCACCGATTACGTTCATGCAAGCGGCCAGCATGCAGCATTGCTGCCAAAAATTGAGAGCCAGCGCCAGTACCAGAAAGTAGGCATAGTTTAAAGCGGGGTTGAACCATCCCTCTTCACGAAAGGTGATTGACTGGTAGGCCTCCTGGGCCTCGGTCAGTTGAATGCC from Pelotomaculum schinkii encodes:
- a CDS encoding CopG family transcriptional regulator, with the translated sequence MEYQNITLSLPKDVLLKVKHIAVEKQISVSGLLARTLEDMVRKEDSYKKARQRHMAILSNVPNLGTNGSISWSRGDIHER
- a CDS encoding ABC transporter permease, whose translation is MPKKCLAIMRREFFYMWRDRSLRYILLIGPLLGLILFYATYSAPVIKAIPTAVVDLDRSTASRELSDQFRNTEYLKVVAFPENFAEAEKLLQGGSVTVGIVIPEDFARNTSLGRQSNIAIMIDGSNIAYATNATNAVLLVTRAISAKIGVKTLVARGIQLTEAQEAYQSITFREEGWFNPALNYAYFLVLALALNFWQQCCMLAACMNVIGETGMNSRLQLKAMGVSKLQLFAGKSVAHIAAFMIMALPIYALSFYIFKLPLQCSFRLLFLFTLVFAVSLHSIGTLMSSFSNSAVNASRFGMIIALPSFVLCGYTWPLEAMPHYLQQLVKVLPQTWFFQGLNYLTFKNPGWGFISHYFLAMIVIALVCYGTAAIITSRN
- a CDS encoding PIN domain-containing protein, with product MSDNPVWQFVDTNILVYAHDSAAGYKHNQAKTLIGELWNSGYGCLSIQVLQEFYVTVAHKVPNPLQPEITARIISDLSQWRLHVPDVDDILEAIDIQQRNRLSFWDAMIICSAKKLGCTVLLTEDLNNGQFYEGVKAQNPFI
- the spoIID gene encoding stage II sporulation protein D, with the translated sequence MRRLTIGSLLLAAALLFILPHFMNRQSPAKFGYATSTVRLYLHQENKIKKIQLEEYLIGVVAAEMPAEFPLEALKAQAVAARTYAVKRMGTGGVANPLHPGADLCDDHRHGQAWLSREELKERWGTLYYYKYFYKVKTAVDETRGEVLTYQEQLIDPAYHAACGGKTENSEDVWKFQVPYLRSVPCPYEDDPQSVQAVSISLEQVDQALGTTLAAVPASGNKAAGEMKVIERTSSGRPKTLVVDGQQFPAVSVRDLLGLRSTNFTWKLQDGSITFTTTGYGHGVGMCQYGAKGMAEHGYTYRTILGHYYSGVEITGLEN
- a CDS encoding ABC transporter permease codes for the protein MRQILNIAIFEMRQVFKDKILALMVFAVPLLYAVLFGIVYASAVLTDIPLGIVDLDQSPLSREVADAFANSPRFKVIHEVDSYARLEEGMKTGTVRAGVVIPEDFAADVAQHRQTAILTVYDASNLIWGFNIRKYTMEVVNSFSAAHTAAFLAGLGLPAREINNILNTVSCNIEVWYNPTYSYTTYMLIGLVVLIIHQICLLCVSLTVTREKERNTWVQYLAAPVPPWKIFLGKSLPYFLSSMLNFGLLIWFIYRLLHVKVEGSMPLVGAMGLIFAALIISAGFYLSVRAANSLQVTRYIMLLSVPFFIISGYVWPKTQIPSLVNGLTAILPYSWMAEAMRLVTVKNLGLEAIQVHALALSAMAILCALLAATFKKRIKPPDGGGPVVNNGAYTPRRS